CGAGATTCTCCACGCCCGATCCGGCGCTCCAGTAGCCGAGATTGAGTCCCAGCCGCATGCCGCTCCCCACCGTCGGCCCGGGAACGCCGACCCGTGCCGTCACCCTAGCCGTCCTCCCCGCGCTGCTCCCTGCGTGCCGGTACGTTTGCCCGACATCTCGAGCGGGAGGACCGACGGCATGGAGGAACGCGCGCTCGGCCGTAGCGGTCTGGTCGTATCCCGGCTCGGGCTCGGCACCATGACCTGGGGCCGGGACACCCGCGAGGACGACGCCGCCGCGCAACTGACGACGTTCCGCGACGCCGGCGGAACCCTGGTCGACACCGCCGACGTCTACGCCGGCGGCGAGAGCGAGCAGCTGCTCGGCCGGCTCCTCGACCACGTCGTACCCCGTGACGAGATCGTCCTGGCCACCAAGGCGCACGGCCGCACCGGGCCCGGGGCGATGGGCCGCGGCTCCTCCCGCGGGCACCTGCTGTCCGCCCTGGATGCCTCGCTGGATCGGCTCGGCACCGACCATGTGGAGCTGTGGCAACTGCACTCCTGGGACGACGCGACCCCGCTGGAGGAGACCCTGGCCGCGCTCGACACCGCGGTGGCCAGCGGCCGGGCGCACTACGCCGGCGTCTCCAACTTCTGCGGCTGGCAGACCGCGGCCGCCGCAACCTGGCAGCGTTCGGCCGGACCTGGCCGGGCGCCGATCGTCGCCAACCAGGTGGAGTACTCCCTGCTGCAGCGCGGGATCGAACGCGAGGTGGTGGCCGCGTGCCGGCACACCGGCGTCGGGCTGTTGCCCTGGTCGCCGTTGGGGCGGGGGGTCCTCACCGGCAAA
The nucleotide sequence above comes from Mycobacteriales bacterium. Encoded proteins:
- a CDS encoding aldo/keto reductase translates to MEERALGRSGLVVSRLGLGTMTWGRDTREDDAAAQLTTFRDAGGTLVDTADVYAGGESEQLLGRLLDHVVPRDEIVLATKAHGRTGPGAMGRGSSRGHLLSALDASLDRLGTDHVELWQLHSWDDATPLEETLAALDTAVASGRAHYAGVSNFCGWQTAAAATWQRSAGPGRAPIVANQVEYSLLQRGIEREVVAACRHTGVGLLPWSPLGRGVLTGKYRSGSPSDSRGASDHFSDFVAPFLSDDASRVVEAVITAAEGLGTSPLVVALAWVRDRPGVVAPILGARTVGQLVGSLAAETVTLPEEIRRALDDISAPPTGYPESR